The following is a genomic window from Vitis vinifera cultivar Pinot Noir 40024 chromosome 6, ASM3070453v1.
aatgaaagtttgtttttatttttatttcttttttatataaatgaatttggtgattttaatttgaatgtattAATGAATGTAATATTggaatgaaaaaggaaatagattgacaatatatatatatatatatatatatatatatatatacacatcgatttaaaaataatgttctatttgtaaaaaacatcatattgtattgtttattaaaaatttatagtattgtttttattgttattttctaaaatagttttttaaaaacaaagtacaATGGAGAAAAATTTatagagaaaaagtagaagttatttttaataaataaaaaaaagaaaaaagaaaaaagaaaaaagcaataAAGTACATACAAtgtctttcttctttcattcattttttaccATTCAATatcaatacaaaaaaaaaatctttaaatacaATATTCCTTAgaattttatgtgtttttatgaatttattctaatttctctaattttttttatcaaataagtaAATTCCGATCAAACAACAcctaatacaaaaaaattattatgacgTTAATATCTAGCTAAGCTACTAATTTGATTCAAATATAGAACTATATTTggttcatgaaaaatatttaaaaaaaaagggaaaagtattaaggaaaatgatatttcatgtttagatatattgaaaaatgtgggaaaaaaaatagaaaagaaaagagaaggaaaaaaaaaatgctataatcaaataagagacaaattatataatttttctttaacttcataaatttggaattcagcAACTTGCACAAGACCATGTTGGTTTCTGGTACAATCTTTGGctgcctttttcctattttttacaGATTttttgtgtgtatatatatatatatatatatatggtttggAAATTTCACTTAGCTCCTTTGTTTTGAGTTGTGTGAAATTTCCAAACCCTACCACTCTCTCCTTCCCTCTACCCCAATCCAAaccttgagaaaaataaaaaataataaaaaggcgAAAATCATGAACAAATTGAATCACTCATcttttttcataattcatgtataaaattttcattcagcCATCTTCTCAcacaatttatatataaaatcctCATTTATCCAAATATGAGTATTTTTAACATCGATGTATATTTATTGTGAAACATTTATTAATAGTATTTAGATAACACGACGAAACAGGGAATATTAGATCGGAAAAAAAAGCGACAAACATTACAAAAGTTTCGCACATTAACTCAAAAATTACATGTGTCCAAAATCCACAATTAAAAGAATTTCAATGAAGCTGTTAAttaaaatgtcataaaaaacAAGTTCAATTAAAGTTGAATCAACtacaaatattataagtgaatgaaaaaaaggaaacttAGCAGCACAATGCATCCATCACAACACAAACTAAAGCATAAAATATTTCCTTACAGATGCAGGGAAAATTCAGGAATTCAatacataaaaatcaattttgtttACAAGAATAATTATCAAAATCTTGAAGGGTCACACTATTTTATGCTTTATctatccattttcttttcttttcttttaacttcataaattttaaataattggcAATAACATGCACCATATACATCATACTAACATCTTTCAACCACTATAAGATAAAACATGCTTTCTTGGTAAAAATAACCACATTTTATGTAAATGTGGTTGAAAGAAAATAACAgcactaagaaaaaaataattcaatactGTGCATGCACACTCCATAAATGAGTTTCCACATAATGCACTTAATTGATTGTCAAGTCCCCTCAGTAGTcaatgattaaaaaattgatcatatCTCAAATATTGTGGTCTTAAAAAGTATGGATGAACATATCTTTTCTtcacatatatataaattttatagttCCATGTGGGAAATATCTCCAGtacattttttgaaatttttataatttttctcaaaattgcaTATAATAGTAAATATTGACTTAATTTGTACTTCATTTCTACACTTCATAGTAAATACTCTATGATATGTCATTCATAGTTTCTTTTAATCATTAATATTCTAACCACAAATGGTAAATTGTTGCATGTATTTTGAATCTTAATGATTCCATGTCATATCCATCATATTTGTTCACAAATTAAATGatcatttcaataattttatccATACTTTAGTGCTGTTGTCAggcattgatatatttgttgaTACAGACCCATGCTTGAATCTATATAAGATCCGATTAATAAGGGTTCACTGCTATACATAGCCCTATTtggaataattttcaaaaaatcgtaaatctaagttatgtttggtttcggaaattttgagggaaaatgtgaggaaaaaaaaataaaaagaaaaaatagaaagaaagaaaaagtaaaaaaaaataaaaatcattcttcaaatttatttcacttatttttccaattatataaacattaaatgagtttaaaatgcataaatttttgacaaatttgaattatatttgatttgattttgtatttttcataatgaaaccaaacataaaaaaattatttttcttagcatattttttattttcttggtactTGGTAGGAACCAAATATTGCCTAATTCTTTTTAAAGTCTAACCTTGCTTCAttaattccatttaaaaatattaatttatgcagtatctatatatatatgactgCAGAAGTAAAAGGGTGTGGTTCCATTGAtccaaagaaaaatcaattaagtGAAGGATTATGGTTAGGGTTAGGATTAGAACTGCTGCCAAGTTTGATCGGTGTAAAAAGAAACTGCAGGGAAGTACCAAAGAATCGGCTGGAAAATCCGTATATAGTAAAATGAGAATTACCTGCTGGAAATGCATAGAAGCTAGGTCTAGGccaaaaatagggaaaaatgGGCTTTTACCCATAATAGGTGGGGTGGAAAATATGGTAAAATGAGAATAACCTGAAAGAGATAGAAGTGAGGCCTAGGCCAAAAAATATGGTAAACTAAGCATTTCCTATAGTGGGTGAGTGGAAAATATGGTAACTAAGCATTTCCTATAGTAGGCGAGtggaaaatttggaaaacaGAGAAATGACCCATAAAAGCTAAAACGTCATCCATGAAGGCTGTGGGCTATTGATGGGTGCAGGCTGTGTAAACTGTTAACATCTCTATCAAATTACTAGAGACAAGAAAGTAAAAATTGAGGGATTTCATGTAACCATGCAACAGTGCGAAAAGTGAGAAAGTGAATTGAATAGGAGGGAGTAGGTGTCATCACCGAATGAAGACACgcacatgagagagagagagagagagcaattGTACAGTGAAGGGACAAAGGCCTTAACCTTAAACAGTGGAACTTTGTTTTTCTGATTCTCAAACTAATGGCACACAGTTACTACACAAACGTTAAACAACAGTAGTACAATAGTAATTAAGGGAGGGAGACCTGATCTTCCCGTTGGTTATTGAAGTTCTAAAACAAGCACTCCACTGGTTTATTTAGCAAACCCATGAGGCTGCAAATCCGAATACAGTGTAGCTTTCAATCAAGTTGACCTCTGGGACTCGGGTCTGTTTCTTTACTAGATTTTTAACGTTTTCTTGCAGCTGTTTCCCTTTGGGCATTGAAGAATACAGCAGCTACAGGAGGACCAAGCTCGTTTTCTTCTGCAAAATTTCGAGTACTGAAACGGTCCCTGGAAGAAGGTGGGTTGACTGTTTGTCGGCGTTTCTgcttaaaaagaagaaatacaaACCTGTGGATCCCTATATTTGGCCTTGGCATTTCATAGTTCACTATCTCCCTTCCTGTGTTATTTAAGGGAAAACCCACAAAGAAAGTCAGTCAGTCATTCAGTCTTTTCACCAcatgatctctctctctctccccctctgtATGGATGAGTAAGACTTACCAAATGTGGAATCAGTGGTGCCTGGGATATCTGTGACTATCCTGCAAGTTCGTTCACCCAATACCAATAGTAAGTAACTTCTATCATTTCTATGCAAAATATAGGGTTCTTATATGCcttaaaaaagagagaaagaaagagagagagaaagaaagaaagaaggaataGGGTTTGTGTCTTGTTGTGCCTTCAAAAGAATTTAGGTTTTGTACATGTGATATTGTTCttccaaaaagaaattttagggTTTGTATGTTGTTGATTGGTGGGTGtggattttgtttaaataaggaTATTATTTGTGAATAGTAAGAAGTGCATGGCCATGATTTTTCAGATGGGTCTATGCTAATTAACGACACCATCCCTTGATGGCCATTTtccctaataaaaaaataggacaCACGATTGAACCCTAGATGTGGtctggctctctctctctctctctttttcctttttgctaaAGCATTTctcttttagaatttttttgggGATATTCAAGGTATACCAGTGCAAGTGCTCCCTCAGGTATGGGTCGCTGGGGCCGGGAACATC
Proteins encoded in this region:
- the TFL1A gene encoding TFL1A protein; translated protein: MARMSDPLIVGRVIGDVVDSFCSTVKMTVTYNSNKQVYNGHELFPSSVTIKPKIEVEGGDMRSFFTLIMTDPDVPGPSDPYLREHLHWIVTDIPGTTDSTFGREIVNYEMPRPNIGIHRFVFLLFKQKRRQTVNPPSSRDRFSTRNFAEENELGPPVAAVFFNAQRETAARKR